CGTGACGGTCGTCAGCGCGATCGTCCTCGCGCAGCGGCGCCTCGTCGCGTGGTGGGCGCGTCGGTTCGGCGGGGATCCCGCCGACTCGAGCGACCGCTACGAGCGGGCGCGGCGGCTCTGGAATCGGTACGGGCTCGCCGGACTTGCCTTCGCCGGGCCGATACTCGCCGGGATCCACCTCACAGCGCTGCTGGCGGCGACCGCGGGCTCGAACAGTCGGACGGCGATAGCGTGGCTGACGGTCGGCCTCGGCGCGTGGACGGTCGCGCTCGTCGCCGGATCGGTCGCCGGCTTTTCGGTCCTCGGAATCGTCTAAGCGCGGCGCTTGGTGGCCGCTCGGCCGACCAGCACACTCGATAGCTCGATGTCCTGCCGCGAGTCCGCTTACTCCACCATTTCCGTCTCATCGCCCGCGTCCTGCTGCACCCAGATCATCTTCGTGTTCACGAACTCGCGGATGCCGTGACGGGACAGTTCTCGGCCGTAGCCCGAGTCCTTCACGCCGCCGAAGGGCAGGCGCGGATCAGACTTGACGAGTTCGTTCACGAACGCCATTCCCGATTCGAACTGCCGGGCGACCCGCTCGCCGCGCTCCAAGTCTTCGGTCCAGACGCTCGCGCCGAGGCCGAAGCGGGTGTCGTTGGCCTTCTCGATCGCCGCCTCCTCGTCGGGCACGCGGAAGACCGTCGCGACGGGGCCGAACAGTTCCTCCTCGTCAGCGGGCGCGTTCTCGGGAACGTCCGTGAGCACCGTCGGCGGGTAGAAGGCGCCCTCGCGGTCCATCGGCTCGCCGCCGAGTTCGATCTCGCCGCCCTGCTCGGCGGTCTCCTCGACTTGGTCGTGGAGTTCCTCCATGAGATCCTCACGAGCCTGCGGGCCGATGTCGGTGTCCTCGTCCATCGGATCGCCGACGGTCTGGGCGTCCATCTCCTCGATGAATCGGTCGACGAACTCGTCGTAGACCTCGTCGACGACAATGAACCGTTTCGCCGCAATGCACGACTGGCCGTTGTTGATGAGCCGCGCCTGGGCCGCCGTCTCGACCGTTTCGTCCATGGGGGCGTCCTCGAGGACGACGAACGGATCGCTGCCGCCGAGCTCTAAGACGTTCTTCTTGAGCTGACTGCCGGCAGTTTCGGCGACCGAGCGGCCCGCGCCGTCGCTGCCGGTGAGGGTGACGCCGGCGATTCGCTCGTCCTCGATCACGGTATCGATCTCGCTCGAACTGATCAGCAGGGAGGTGAACGCGCCCTCGGGAAAGCCCGCCTCATGAAAGACGTCCTCGATGGCCCGCGCGCAGCCGGGGACGTTCGAGGCGTGTTTCAGCAGGCCGACGTTTCCCGCGGCGAGATTCGGCGCGGCGAAGCGGAAGACCTGCCAGAACGGGAAGTTCCAGGGCATGATCGCCAGGATCGGGCCCAGCGGCTGGTAGGCGACGACGGTGCGGGCGCTCTCGTCGCCGGAGACGACGTCGTCCTGCAGGAACTCGGCCGCGTGCTCGGCGTAGTAGTCGCAGACCCACGCGCACTTCTCGACCTCGTCGCGGGCCTGTCCGATCGGTTTCCCCATCTCCCGCGTCATGAGTTCGGCGTACTCGTCTTCGTTCTCCCGGAGGATCTCGCCCGCTCGCGCGAGCAGTTGCTGGCGAGTTTCGATCGGCGTCTCGCTCCACTCCTCGAACGTCTCGTTGGCCCGCTCGAGTTGTTCCTCGCGCTCGTCGTCGGATTCCTCGTCGTAGGTGTCGACGACCTCGCCGGTGGCCGGATTGGTGCTCTCGATGCTCACGCGCACGTCGACGACGAGCAGACGCTTAGAACGTCGGGCGGCTATCGAAGGGATCGCCGAATCCGGGCGCCCGTGACAAGCGACGAGGCCCGATGCAGCGCCAAGCGTTTTCCCGGCGGGCCGGGTACCTCCGGCACCTGCGTACCCGGCCGTCGCCGTGACGTACCGATGCGGTCGCGGTCGTCGCAGTAGCCTTCTACCCGATTATGACATCAGCTAATTCCACGTCCGAATACGAATCCGTGTCCGAGTCCGAGTCCGAACGCGAGCGCGATCCGGAGAGCGCCGTCGAAACCGCCCGTCGCCAACTCGAGCGCGCGGCCGCCCACCTCGACGTCGACGACGGCATCATCGAGCGACTGCAGCACCCGACGAGCGTGTACCGGGTGTCGATCCCGCTCGAGCGCGACGACGGGAGCACGGAGATGCTCACGGGCTATCGCGCCCATCACGACAGCGTCCGCGGCCCGTACAAGGGCGGACTCCGCTACCATCCCGACGTGACCGAGGACGAGTGTATCGGCCTCTCGATGTGGATGACCTGGAAGTGTGCGGTGATGGACATCCCCTTCGGCGGCGGCAAGGGCGGCGTCGTCGTCAACCCGAAGGACCTCAGTCGCGACGAGAAAGAGCGGCTCACCCGCCGGTTCGCGGAGGAACTGCGGCCGATAATCGGGCCGATGACGGACATCCCGGCCCCCGATATGGGAACCGATCCGCAGACGATGGCGTGGTTCATGGACGCCTACTCGATGCAGCAGGGCCAGACCGAGCCCGGCGTCGTCACCGGCAAACCGCCGGTCGTCGGCGGCTCCTACGGCCGCGAGGAAGCGCCCGGCCGAAGCGTCGGGATCATCACCCGGGAGACGATCGAGTACTACGACTGGGACCCCGAGGAGACGACCGTCGCCGTGCAGGGATTCGGCAGCGTCGGCGCGAACGCGGCCCGGTACCTCGACGAGCTGGGGACGTCCGTCGTCGCCGTCTCGGACGTCGACGGCGCGATCTACGACCCCGACGGCCTCGACACCACCGACGTCGAGGACCACGACGAGACGCCGGGGATGGTTTCGGGCTACGACGCCCCCGAAACGCTGTCGAACGAGGCCCTGCTCGAGTTGGACGTCGACGTGCTCATCCCCGCGGCCGTCGGCAACGTCCTGACGGCCGAGAACGCTCGCGACGTGCAGGCCGGGATGATCGTCGAGGGTGCGAACGGCCCGACGACCTCGAGGGCCGACGAAATCTTCGAGGAGCGCGGGGTGCCGGTCGTGCCCGACATCATCGCCAACGCCGGCGGCGTCACCGTGAGCTACTTCGAGTGGCTGCAGGACATCAACCGCCGCTCGTGGCGCCACGAGCGGGTCAACGAGGAACTCGAGACGGAGATGCTCCGAGCCTGGAACGCCGTCCGGTCGGAGTACGAGGACCGGGACGTCACCTGGCGGGACGCGACCTACATCGTCGCGCTCTCGCGGATCGCCGCGGCGCACGAGGCGCGCGGGCTCTGGCCGTAGCTTGCTCGGCGGGCCGCTGCCGGTCCTCGCCGATCCCCCACACCCCTCGTTCAGAGTGAAAACGGCCCGGCGGGAAGGGGACCCCCGTCTCGGGTCTGCGAGATGGGTCCTGGGACTAGCGGTCGATAGACCGAGTCGCGATCGAGGTCGGAATAGAGGATCGGTCGGCGGTTCAAGAGACGAAAGACGTCGCGAGACAGCGGACGCCGCCCGGATACCGAATCGGGATCAGGAGAACGACGAGAGATCCACGTCTCGGTTCTGCACCTCGCTGCTGCGATCGACGAGCTGATCGTACGTCGGGAGGTCCTCGAGCGAGGAATCCCGACGGACGGCCTTGACGATGTGTTTCGGATCGGTGACGAGCCGGTGCAGCAGGTAGCTGCCCTGCGAGCGGCCGCCGCCGGTCTTCTCGGACTCGATGACCCCGAGGAACGCCTGCTCCTTGAGCTGGCGGTAGAGCCCGTTCTCGGTGATCGGATCGTTTGCGACCAGTTCGCAGATACCGACGTAGCGCTCGTAGATCTCGCGGGTCTTGTACGTCTCGCGGTCGCCGGTGATGATCCGGCTCGCGAGCGCGTACAGCGCGAGCTTCGCGTGGACGGTCGCGCCGCTGGTGAGCTCCTCGATCCGGTTGATCTCCGCGACCTCCTGTGCCTGCTGGATGTGGTCCTCCGAGACGATTTCTGAGCCGGTCCGGCGCGCGAGTTCGCCGGCCTCCTTCAGGATCTCGATCGCCTTGCGCGCGTCGCCGTGTTTCTTTGCGGCTAGGGCCGCGCAGAGCTCGATCGTCCCGTCCTCGAGGACGTCCGGCTGGAAGGCGTCCTCGCGGTTGCGCATGATCTCCCGCAGCTGGGAGGCGTCGTAGGGGTGGAAGAACAGTTCGCGGTGGCCGAAGCTGCTGTCGATGCGCTCGTCCAGGGTTTCCCGGTACTGGATCTTGTTGCTGATGCCGATCACGCCGATGTAGGCGTCGGTCTTCTGGGCCTCGCGGGCCCGCGAGAGTTGCATCAGGATGTTGCTGTTGTCCAGTTTATCGATCTCGTCCAGAATAACTACGATCGAATCGAAGCACTCGTCGAGGATGCGCCAGATGTGCTGGTAGTACTCCATCGTGCCGACGCCCCGGAGGGGGATGTGCTCCTGGTAGCCGGTCTCCTCCTTGAGATTGAGGGCTAACTGGCGGGTCGCCCGCGTCTCGGTGTTGGCTTCGGAGCAGTCGACGTAGAGGACGCTGCAGTCGATGTCGTTGCGCTGTGCGGCGTCGCGAGCGCGGGTCGCGACGTGGCGGGAGATGAGGCTCTTTCCGGTGCCGGTCTTGCCGTAGATCATCACGTTGTTCGGCGGATCGCCCCGCGTGATCGCCCCGACCTCGGCCGCGACCGATTGAATCTCGTCGTCGCGACCGACGATCCGGTCCTCGTCGGGGACGTGACCGACGTGGAGGAGCTCCTTCCGATTGAAGATCGGATCGTGAGATTGAAAGAGCGGATCCCCACCAGCCTGATCGGACATGTCCGCATTCTCGAAGACGTGTATTATAAAACCACGTGAAGGCGTTCAGACTGATAACGTTCAAGTATGGCGACGAATACGCGGTAAATCGCTCGGTCGACGGTTCTCGAGTTCAACGCCCCGTGCAGACTGAAATCGCACTCTGCCTGCGGGTTCAGACCGGATTCGTCATACCTACCCACACCCCTCGTTCAGAGTGAAATCGGTCGAACGGGTGGGCGGACTCGAGTAGGTGTGGTGTCGGGGTAGATCACAGGTCCACACCGACGGAAGAGACTCGTCGAACGGACTCGACGATATTCGACTCCTCCTAGAACAGACTTGAAACCGCCACAACCGCCGTTTAGCCATCCGATTTCTCGTCCTCTCTTCTCTTCTCTCTTCACCAACCTAGCTAGTAGTATTGTATCTTACGAATGAAGAAATATTATCTTGATCCTATCCGAACTCGAGAACGATCGGACCGGTTCGGACGAGATCCCAGCGTAGCCGGCTACCGGCTCCCCCTTCGATCGGCCTTTCACTCTGAACGAGGGGTGGGGCCCTCCGCAGTCACTAACGGGCCGCCCTCGAGGGACTGAGCCAGTCGTTCCGATACGGTTCGCGTTTCGTCCGGACACCACCCCTCGTTCAGAGTGAATTCCGCCGCGCTATCTCATCCTCCGAATCCGGTGCATCTCCGCCGAATTGCGCCCGATACACCGATTTTCCTGTTCACTCTGAACGAGGGGACTGACTCTATCCACGACGGCCGTCGCTCTCGGGCCCGATCGGTAGACGGTTCGAACGGATTTGCCCCTTACACACTCTCGACGACACCGTTTCACTCTGAACGAGGGGTGTCCCTGAGCGAACCGTCCAGCAGCTCGAGGCGAACCCTACTTTCACGGTCGTCGCCCGCGTGTGAGTGGACATGGCACGGCGAAGCGTTCTTTTCACCCCCGGAGATCGGCCCGAAATGCTCCGGGCGGCCCCCGAATCCGGCGCCGATGTGATCGTGTTCGACCTCGAGGACGCCGTCTCGCCAGACCGGATAGACGAAGCG
The DNA window shown above is from Halopiger xanaduensis SH-6 and carries:
- the gdhB gene encoding glutamate dehydrogenase GdhB — protein: MTSANSTSEYESVSESESERERDPESAVETARRQLERAAAHLDVDDGIIERLQHPTSVYRVSIPLERDDGSTEMLTGYRAHHDSVRGPYKGGLRYHPDVTEDECIGLSMWMTWKCAVMDIPFGGGKGGVVVNPKDLSRDEKERLTRRFAEELRPIIGPMTDIPAPDMGTDPQTMAWFMDAYSMQQGQTEPGVVTGKPPVVGGSYGREEAPGRSVGIITRETIEYYDWDPEETTVAVQGFGSVGANAARYLDELGTSVVAVSDVDGAIYDPDGLDTTDVEDHDETPGMVSGYDAPETLSNEALLELDVDVLIPAAVGNVLTAENARDVQAGMIVEGANGPTTSRADEIFEERGVPVVPDIIANAGGVTVSYFEWLQDINRRSWRHERVNEELETEMLRAWNAVRSEYEDRDVTWRDATYIVALSRIAAAHEARGLWP
- a CDS encoding small multi-drug export protein, with protein sequence MTWWLQFVDVGTTLEEATGVWQYVLVFVLTMVPAIEPFLVIPAAIGLGLDPVLTGLAAFAGSVTVVSAIVLAQRRLVAWWARRFGGDPADSSDRYERARRLWNRYGLAGLAFAGPILAGIHLTALLAATAGSNSRTAIAWLTVGLGAWTVALVAGSVAGFSVLGIV
- a CDS encoding NAD-dependent succinate-semialdehyde dehydrogenase: MSIESTNPATGEVVDTYDEESDDEREEQLERANETFEEWSETPIETRQQLLARAGEILRENEDEYAELMTREMGKPIGQARDEVEKCAWVCDYYAEHAAEFLQDDVVSGDESARTVVAYQPLGPILAIMPWNFPFWQVFRFAAPNLAAGNVGLLKHASNVPGCARAIEDVFHEAGFPEGAFTSLLISSSEIDTVIEDERIAGVTLTGSDGAGRSVAETAGSQLKKNVLELGGSDPFVVLEDAPMDETVETAAQARLINNGQSCIAAKRFIVVDEVYDEFVDRFIEEMDAQTVGDPMDEDTDIGPQAREDLMEELHDQVEETAEQGGEIELGGEPMDREGAFYPPTVLTDVPENAPADEEELFGPVATVFRVPDEEAAIEKANDTRFGLGASVWTEDLERGERVARQFESGMAFVNELVKSDPRLPFGGVKDSGYGRELSRHGIREFVNTKMIWVQQDAGDETEMVE
- a CDS encoding Cdc6/Cdc18 family protein; the protein is MSDQAGGDPLFQSHDPIFNRKELLHVGHVPDEDRIVGRDDEIQSVAAEVGAITRGDPPNNVMIYGKTGTGKSLISRHVATRARDAAQRNDIDCSVLYVDCSEANTETRATRQLALNLKEETGYQEHIPLRGVGTMEYYQHIWRILDECFDSIVVILDEIDKLDNSNILMQLSRAREAQKTDAYIGVIGISNKIQYRETLDERIDSSFGHRELFFHPYDASQLREIMRNREDAFQPDVLEDGTIELCAALAAKKHGDARKAIEILKEAGELARRTGSEIVSEDHIQQAQEVAEINRIEELTSGATVHAKLALYALASRIITGDRETYKTREIYERYVGICELVANDPITENGLYRQLKEQAFLGVIESEKTGGGRSQGSYLLHRLVTDPKHIVKAVRRDSSLEDLPTYDQLVDRSSEVQNRDVDLSSFS